The Caulobacter vibrioides sequence GTCGAACGCGACCGGCGTATCCAACCGCACGACGACCGCGCGCACGCGGTCCAGGCCGTCTAACCGGGCATGTGGGATGGCGACGCCTTCTCCGACGCCCGTCGAACCTGCGGCTTCCCGCTCGATGAGACCGTCCAGCGCGGCTTCGGGATCAACGCCAAGCACGCGGCCCGCGACGTCGGCGACCATCGAAAGCGCCTGGCGCTTCCCGGGGGCGCTGGCGCGCAGCGCCACCGCTCCGGGCTCTAGAAGGTCGCCAATGGTCATGGACTTCCAACGCTCGCTAGTTTCCGACCGCCTTGGCGCCGTCGACGGAATCCACCGACGGCGCCAGACCATGACACGGTCTGGTTAGCTCGCGGTTGACCCGTGTCCGTTCGACTTCGTGCGTTCGGGGTCGATCCAGCCGATATTCCCGTCTGGACGCCGATACACCACGGAGATGCCCCCGTGGGCGGCGTTCCTAAACACGATTGCCGGGTATGCGGTCAAGTCCAGTTCCATGACAGCCATGGAAACGGTCATTGTCTTCATCGCGGCCTGGGTTTCCGCAATGACCATTGCCGCGGGCGCGCCCGTCGGGTGGTCGATTTCCACATCCCAGTCTTCGTCGCCATCGTCGCCTTCCGGAGCCCGGAGAACGAACATGGCGGCGTTCTCGACCTTCTTGGCCGTTGCGGCCGCAGAGTGGCTCTTCAGCCGCCTCTTGTACCGCCTGATCCGCGTATCGATCTTGGCCAGGGCCGCGTCGAAGGCCGCATGCGCGTCACCTCCCGACCCGTGGCTGATGAGCTGCTGGCCCGAAGCCAGCTTGACCGAGCAATCGACACGGAAGGCGTAGCCGTCCTTGCTGACCACGACCTCGGCGGCTCCGCCGCGATCGAAGTATTTGCCGATGCTTTGAGCGATTTCGTCGGAGACTCGCGCTCGCAGAGCCTCACCAACGTCGACATGCTTGCCGGAGACTTGGACTTGCATATCGATACAACGCGCCTGTCTCGAACGGGTGTCAAGCGGCCCTTTCGTGGCTTTTGAGCGGCCTCAAAAGAGCCCCGAAAACACACCCAGAAGCTTGCGCGCCGCGAGCACAACGACGTGGGCGCTGACAAAGAGAAGCGCCCCGCTCCCCACCGCCATCAGATAGCCCAGCAGGGCCAGGATTCCGTCCCGCTGGAGCAGGGCCAGAGCCAGCACAGCCACTGTCGCGCCCGGCGCCAGGTTGCCCAGCGGGATGGGCAGGACCAGCACCAGAGCCAGCAGGGTGCAGACCACGCCGATCGCTCTTTCGCCCAAGGGTGCGAACAAAGGCCGCAGCCTGGGACGGGTGATCAGCTCCATCTTGCGGACGATCGACCCCAACCGGCGAAAGAGGCCGCGCAGGTCGTCGCGCTTCAACGGCTTGTCCACAAGACCGCGGGGCAGCCAGGGCGTGTCGGCCCCCATGGCGATCTGCGGGGCCAGGAACAGGATCGGCAACGACAGGATGGTCGACGACCCTGGCGGAAGCGGCAGGGTGTTCAAAAGACCAAAGACCAGCAGCATCGCGCCAAAGGCGCGGCTGTCGAACGCGGCCAGCATTTGTCCGACGGTCAGGGTGGGGCTGGCGTCCTCGCCGAAGCCCTCGATCACATCGGCCAGACTCTTCTCGGTCATCAATTCCTCTCGGCCCGCTCGGGAACGCGCGGGGGACGAAAAAGAAGCGGCTCTAGACCGCTTCCTTCATCAGGCGGCGGCGTTCCACCGACGAGGGGATCCGCATGGCCTCACGATACTTGGCCACGGTCCGGCGGGCGATGTCGACCCCAGCCGCCTTGAGAATTTCCACGATGCGATCATCGGAGTGGACATCGGCCTCGCACTTCTCGGCGTCGACCAGGCCCTTGATCTTGTGACGAACGCTGGCGGCCGAGTGGGCCTCGCCGCCTTCCGACGACTGGATGGCCGAGGTGAAGAAGAACTTCAGCTCGAACACCCCGCGCGGGGTGGCGATGTACTTGTTCGAGGTCACGCGGCTGACGGTGCTCTCGTGCATGCCGATGGCGTCGGCGACGGTCTTTAGGTTCAGCGGACGCAGGTGCTCGACGCCGAACGCGAGGAAACCGTCCTGCTGACGCACGATCTCGCTGGCGACCTTCAGGATGGTCTTGGCGCGCTGGTCCAGGCTCTTAACCAGCCAGTTGGCTGAGGCCATGCAGTCGGCGACGAAGGTCTTTTCCTGATCGCTGCGCGCGCCCTTGGAGACGCGCGCGTGATAGCGCTGGTCGACCAGCACCCGCGGCAGGGTGTCGGTGTTCAATTCCACGTGCCACATGCCGCCAAGACCCTCGCGGACCATGACGTCGGGCACCAGGGTCTCGGCCGGCTCGCTGTGATAGGCCGCGCCCGGACGCGGGTTCAGCGACCGGATCTCGGCGATCATATCGCGCAGATCTTCCTCATCGACGCCGCAGATCCGGCGCAGGCCCGCCATGTCCCGCTTGGCCAGAAGCTCCAGGTGATCGAGCATCGCGGCCATGGCCGGGTCGTAGCGGTTCAGGTCCTTGAGCTGCAGCGCCAGGCACTCGCGCACGTCACGGGCGAAGACGCCGACCGGCTCGAAGCCCTGCAGGATAGTCAGGGTGTCCTCGACCACCTCCAGCGCGCAGCCTAGGCGATCGGCCAGCTCGACGACGTCCAGGCGCAGATAGCCGCCCTCGTCGACGGCGTCGATCAGGATCTCGGCGATGGCGTTGCGGGCCGGCGACAGCGCGGCCTGGACCAGTTGGGCGCGCAGGTGGGCGGCCAGGGTCGGCGTGTCGGTGAGGGCGCGCTCATAGCCCTCGTCGCTCTCGAACGAGCCGCCGCCGCCCGCGCGCGACCAATCGATCTGGCCGCCGGCATGCTCGGCTTCGGCCCCATCGCCGGTGGCGCGCTCGCCGGGCGAGACATCGTCGGAAGGCGTGTCCATCTCGCGCCCGGCCGTGGTGTCGGCCACGGCGTCGACCTGGGTCAAGCTCGCGTCGCGCTCGGCCTCGACCTCGCCCGTCGGCTCGTGATCGCCCTCATCGCGTTGCAGGAGCGGATTGCGCTCCAGCTCGGCATCGACGAAGGCGTCGAGCTCGATGTTCGACAGCTGCAGCAGCTTGATGGCCTGCTGCAGTTGCGGGGTGATGACGAGGCCCTGGCCTTGCCGGAGCTCTAGTCGGTGGCTGAGCGCCAATGCGCCCTCCTGACGTACGAAAAACTTTCGAGCGCCATTGAAGAGCGGTTCTGGTTAACGGGTCGCGAACGCCTGCAATAATCGGGCCGGTGCGACCGAGTGTCCCGAAAAAAGGCTTAGGCCTTGCAGAACAAGGCCTTAGTCACCCAGGCGCGGCTCGGTGAAGCTTTCGCCCAGATAAACGCGCTTCACTTCCGGGTTTTCGACGATCTCGCGCGGCGAGCCCTCGAACAGCACCTCGCCCGCATGGATGATCGAGGCGCGATCAATGATGTCGAGCGTCTCGCGGACGTTATGGTCGGTGATCAGGATCCCGATGCCGCGCCCCTTCAGATAGCCGATCACCTCGCGGATATCGGCGATCGCCAGGGGGTCGATGCCGGCGAAAGGCTCGTCCAGCAGCATGAACGACGGCTCACTGGCCAGAGCGCGCGCGATTTCCACCCGGCGACGCTCGCCGCCCGACAAGGCCACGGCCG is a genomic window containing:
- the ptsN gene encoding PTS IIA-like nitrogen regulatory protein PtsN, which produces MTIGDLLEPGAVALRASAPGKRQALSMVADVAGRVLGVDPEAALDGLIEREAAGSTGVGEGVAIPHARLDGLDRVRAVVVRLDTPVAFDALDDKPVDLLVALFAPRDANAQHLRALARVARMMRQPATRLAVRQAGSADAIHVLLTDEPASTAA
- the hpf gene encoding ribosome hibernation-promoting factor, HPF/YfiA family codes for the protein MQVQVSGKHVDVGEALRARVSDEIAQSIGKYFDRGGAAEVVVSKDGYAFRVDCSVKLASGQQLISHGSGGDAHAAFDAALAKIDTRIRRYKRRLKSHSAAATAKKVENAAMFVLRAPEGDDGDEDWDVEIDHPTGAPAAMVIAETQAAMKTMTVSMAVMELDLTAYPAIVFRNAAHGGISVVYRRPDGNIGWIDPERTKSNGHGSTAS
- a CDS encoding exopolysaccharide biosynthesis protein yields the protein MMTEKSLADVIEGFGEDASPTLTVGQMLAAFDSRAFGAMLLVFGLLNTLPLPPGSSTILSLPILFLAPQIAMGADTPWLPRGLVDKPLKRDDLRGLFRRLGSIVRKMELITRPRLRPLFAPLGERAIGVVCTLLALVLVLPIPLGNLAPGATVAVLALALLQRDGILALLGYLMAVGSGALLFVSAHVVVLAARKLLGVFSGLF
- the rpoN gene encoding RNA polymerase factor sigma-54, which gives rise to MALSHRLELRQGQGLVITPQLQQAIKLLQLSNIELDAFVDAELERNPLLQRDEGDHEPTGEVEAERDASLTQVDAVADTTAGREMDTPSDDVSPGERATGDGAEAEHAGGQIDWSRAGGGGSFESDEGYERALTDTPTLAAHLRAQLVQAALSPARNAIAEILIDAVDEGGYLRLDVVELADRLGCALEVVEDTLTILQGFEPVGVFARDVRECLALQLKDLNRYDPAMAAMLDHLELLAKRDMAGLRRICGVDEEDLRDMIAEIRSLNPRPGAAYHSEPAETLVPDVMVREGLGGMWHVELNTDTLPRVLVDQRYHARVSKGARSDQEKTFVADCMASANWLVKSLDQRAKTILKVASEIVRQQDGFLAFGVEHLRPLNLKTVADAIGMHESTVSRVTSNKYIATPRGVFELKFFFTSAIQSSEGGEAHSAASVRHKIKGLVDAEKCEADVHSDDRIVEILKAAGVDIARRTVAKYREAMRIPSSVERRRLMKEAV